GCCGCCGCGCGGGTGATGTCCCGCGCCGCGTCCCGGCGGCGGCCGGCGCACCGGGCGGAGTGTCCGGTTCGGTCGCGACCGGATCGCGACCCGGCCCGGCTAGGCTGGGGCGGGTGAGCGCGCGTCCCCCGTACCTCCGCACCGGCCGCCTCCGGGCGGCGCTGGCGGCGTCCTGCGCGGCGCTGCTGCTGGGCACCGCCGGCTGCGCCTTCGGTGAGCCGGCACCCGACCCGGCCGGCGAGCCGCCGAACCTGCCGACACCCTCCGCCTCCGCCAGCGCGGGCGGCGCCGGTCAGCAGGTGGTGGCCACGGTGCTGGCCAAGGGGCTGGCGGTGCCGTGGGGGATCGCCTTCCTCCCCGACGGCGGCGCGCTGGTGACCGAGCGCGACACCGGACGGATCCTCCAGGTCGGCCCGGCCTCCGGGCCCACCGGGATGAACGTCACCGAGGTGCAGACGGTGCCGGGCGTGGCGGCCGGCGGCGAGGCCGGGCTGCTCGGCATCGCGGTCTCACCCACCTACGCGAAGGACCGCACGGTCTTCATCTACTACACCAGCGCGCAGGACAACCGGATCGCCCGGCTGGAGCTGGGCAAGTCGCCCACCCCCATCCTCACCGGCATCCCGAAGGCGGGGAACCACGACGGCGGCGGGCTCGGCTTCGGCCCGGACGGCTACCTCTACGCCAGCACCGGGGACGCCGGGAACCAGGCCGCCGCGCAGGACCCGAAGAGCCTCGGCGGAAAGATCCTCCGGATCACCCGGGACGGCAGGCCGGCCCCGGGCAACCCCACCGCGGGTTCCCCGGTCTGGTCGCTCGGGCACCGCAACGTCCAGGGCTTCGCCTGGACCAACGACAAGCGGATGTACGCCGTCGAGTTCGGCCAGAACACCTGGGACGAGATCAACCAGATCAACAAGGGCGGCAACTACGGCTGGCCGCAGGTCGAGGGGCGCGCCGACGACAAGCGGTACGTCAACCCGATCGTGCAGTGGCGCACCGCCGAGGCGTCCTGCTCCGGGCTGGCCGCGGTGCAGCGGCTGCTGGTCACCGCCTGTCTGCGCGGCCAGCGGCTCTGGCTGGCGGAGCTGACCGCCAACGGCACCGTGCTCGGCCAGCCCCGCGAGCTGCTGACCGGGAAGTACGGTCGACTGCGCGCGGCGGCGGTCGCCCCGGACGGCTCGGTCTGGGTGAGCACCTCCAACCGGGACGGGCGGGGTCGGCCGGTCCCGGAGGACGATCGGATCCTGCGGCTGGTCTTCGCCGACGGCGGGGCCGGACGCAGCTGACCGGACGAGCCGGCCGGCCACCCAGCGGCGTCCGACGCGCCGAGCTGGAGTTGTCGGACAGGTGAGAAGCGCGGCGCATCCCTCGGGTTTGCCAAGATCCTCGAGCGGGCAGGACAGAATCTGAGCATGGACGGCCAGGAGAACGAGCAGCGCAGCACCGGGGACGAGACGACCCCGGCGACCGGGCGCGCCCGCCGCTGGGCGTTCCTGCCCCGCAGGGGCGGGCCGGCGCGGGGCCGGCTACGCCGCCTCGGCGCGGTGCTGGCCCTGCTCGTGGTCACCCTGACCGGGATCGTCGCGGGCACGTACGCGGGTGGGCACGTCGGGACGGACATCGGGCCGTTCCGGGCGCAGCTCAACCTGAGCCCGTCGCTGAGCGGCGGGACCACCGTCGACATCCCGCCGCTGGGCGCGCTGCTGCTGGACAGCCATGACGGGCCGGCGTACCTGACCGTCAAGCTGGGCGCGCTGGACCAGCGGCGTACCGAGGCGCTGATCGACGACCCGGCGAGCATCAGCCGGGCCAGCCAGTCCGCCGTCGAGGACGTCCGCGCCGGAGTGATGCGCCTCGGGCTGAAGACGCTGGCCTCGGCGGTGCTGGCCACCCTGCTCCTGGCCGGGCTGGTCTTCCGCGACGTACGCCGGATGGCCTGGGCGGGCGGCCTGGCGCTGGTGATCACCGCCGGCAGTCTCGGGCTGGCCGCCGCCACCATCCGCCCGCAGGCGATCGAGGAACCGCGCTACGAGGGGCTGCTGGTCAACGCGCCGGCGATCGTCGGTGACGCGCGGCGGATCGCCAACGACTACACCAAGTACGCCGAGCAGCTCCAGCGGCTGGTCGGCAACGTCAGCAAGCTCTACACCACGGTCTCCGCGCTGCCCGTGGTCCAGCCGTCGCCCGGCACCACCCGGGTGCTGCACGTCTCCGACATGCACCTCAACCCGACCGGGTGGCAGCTGATCCGGACGATCGTGGAGCAGTTCAACATCGACGTGGTCATCGACACCGGGGACATCACCGACTGGGGCAGCGAGCCGGAGGCGTCCTTCGTCGGCTCGATCGGCCTGCTGAAGAAGCCGTACGTCTACATCCGGGGCAACCACGACTCGGCGCGGACCGCCGCGGCGGTGGCCCAGCAGCCGAACGCGATCGTGCTGAACAACTCCACGGTCACGGTCTCCGGCCTGACCGTGGCCGGCATCGGCGACCCCCGGTTCACCCCGGACAAGGAGACCTCGCCGGCCGGCAGCGGGCTCACCCCGCAGGTCGCCAACCAGGTGATCGGGACCGGCGAGCAGCTCGCCACCACGGTGACCAACTCGCCGACGAAGGTGGACATCGCGCTGGTGCACGACCCGGCCTCGGCGGGGCCGCTCTCCGGGACCTGCCCGCTGATCCTGGCCGGGCACCTGCACCAGCGGGAGGTGTTGAAGCTGCCGCAGGTGCCCGGCAAGCAGCCGACCCAGCTGATGGTGGAGGGCTCCACCGGTGGGGCCGGGCTGCGCGGCCTGGAGGGCGAGAAGCCCACCCCGCTGACCATGACGGTGCTCTACTTCGACCAGCAGAAGCTGCTCCAGGCCTACGACGAGATCACCGTGGGCGGCACCGGGCAGTCGCAGGTCAACCTGGCACGGCACGTGATCCGCGACCCGACGAAGGGCGACCAGGTGCCGGTGACCCCGACCCCGACCCGCGGCGGCCCGGAGTCGGCCAGCCCGACGCCCAGCCCGACCACGACCGGCTGACCCGGCCGTCCGGCGTCGCCGACGCCGGACGGCCGGGAACGGGCGTCAGCGCAGCGAGAGTGCGGCCAGGGCGGCGTTGACGATGCTGCCGGGCAGCAGGTCGTGCAGCTCGTACAGCTCCTGGACGCTGCCGGACTGGCCGAACTCGTCCACCCCGAGCGGCACCGCCGGGGCACCGAGCGCCGAGCCGAGCCAGGCCATCGCGTGCGAGGCGGCGTCGTGCACGGTCACCACCGGCACCCGATCGGCGAAGGCCGACCGCAGCGCGCCCGGCACGCTCGGCACGGTCGCCGTCCGCACGCCCTGGCGCAGGGTCCGCTGCCAGGCCCGGTAGAGCCGGTCCAGGCTCGTCACGTCGACCACGTGCGCCGCGACGCCCTCCTCCGCCAGCTCCGCGGCGGCCGCGAGGACCTCCGGCAGCACCGCGCCGGAGGCGGCGAGCTGGACGACCGGGGCGTCCGCCAGGTGCGGGTACGCCACGTGCGCGTCGACCAGCCGGTACGCGCCCGCCACGACCTGCCGCCGCAGCACCGCGTCACCGAGCCGGGCCCGGGCCGCCTCGAACGGCGCCTGGTCGATCGGGCGGGTGCTGAGCCGGAAGTAGTACGCCCCGTCCTCGGCCGGCGCGGCGGTGGCGACCGGCGCCGCTCCCCCGGCGATCTGGCCGAGCGCGTCGCAGAGCAGCCAGTCGAGGCTGCCGGCGTACGCGGGCTCGACGAAGGTGACGCCGGGCAGCTCCAGCCCCACCGAGGCGGTGATGGTGGACTGGTGCGCGCCGCCCTCCGGGGCGAGGGTGATGCCGGACGGGGTGCCGGCCACCACGAACCGGGAGCCGGAGTAGGTGCCGTAGAGGAACGCGTCCAGGCCGCGCAGCACGAACGGGTCGTAGACCGTGCCGACCGGCAGCAGCGGCTGCCCGGACAGGTCCCAGGCGAGGCCGAGCTGGCCGAGCAGCAGGAACAGGTTCATCTCGGAGATGCCCAGCTCGATGTGCTGGCCCGCCGGGGTCTCCGTCCAGCGCAGCATCCGGTCCTCGGTCCAGGAGCGCTGCTCGGTGGGGGCGAAGACGCCGGTCTTGTTGATGAACCCGGCCAGGTTGGTGGAGGTGGCCACGTCCGGCGCGGTGGTGACCAGGTAGGGCGCCACCTGCGGGTCGCGGGCCAGGTCGACCAGCACCCGGCCGAAGACCTCCTGGGTGGAGACCGGCTTGTTCGCGCGTACCTTGGTGGTTTCCGGGACGGTGACCCCGAGCGCCCGCTCGCGCGGCGCGCGGGACAGCGCCTCCCGGCGCTCGCCGGCCCGGATGCCGGCCGGGGACGCCGGGTCGAGGCGGTCCCACTCGGTCTCCCGGGTCAGGCCGTAGGACTCGCGCAGCGCGTCGACCTGCTCGGTGCTGAGCAGCGCCGAGTGGTTGCGCGGGTTGCCGGCGATCGGCAGCCCCCACCCCTTGACCGTGTACGCGAAGACCACGCTGGGCCGGTCGGTGACCGCGTCGCACTGGGCGTACGCGTCGAGCATCGCCGCCAGGTCGTGCCCACCCAGGTCGGTGACGAGCGGGCCCAACTCCTCGTCTTGGATGTCGGCGATGAACTCGGCGACCGCGGCCGGGGCGCCGTCGAGGAACTGCTTGCGCAGCGCCGGCCCGGCCAGCCCGAACAGAGACTGGTACTGCTCGTTCGGCATCAGGTCGATCCAGTCGCGCAGCGCCTCGCCGCCCGGCCGGGCGTACGCCTCGGCGAGCTTGCGGCCGTACTTGACCTCGACGACGTGCCAGCCGGCGGCCTCGAACTGGCCGCGCCACTGGTTGATCCGTACGCCCGGGACGACCCGGTCCAGCGACTGGCGGTTGAAGTCGACCAGCCACATCACGTTGCCCAGCCCGGTGGTGGCCGGGTCGGCGACGGCCTCCCAGATGTTGCCCTCGTCCAGCTCGGCGTCGCCGATCAGCGCGACGAACCGGGAGTGCGGGCGCTGGCCGAAGTGCGCGTCGACGTAGCGGCGGGTGACCGCGGCGAAGAGCGGCGCGGCGGCGCCGAGGCCGACCGAACCGGTGGAGAAGTCCACCCCGTCCGGGTCCTTGGTCCGGGACGGGTAGGACTGCAACCCGCCGCGCGCGCGCAGCTTCGGCAGGTACGACCGGTCCAGGTTGCCGAGCAGGTACTGGACGGCGTGGAAGACCGGCGAGGCGTGCGGCTTGACCGCGACCCGGTCCTCGGCGTCCAGGTGGGCGAACCAGAGCGCGGTCATCGCGGTGACCAGCGAGGCGCTGGACGCCTGGTGGCCGCCGACCTTCACCCCGTCGCCGGTGTTCCGGTCGTGGTTGGCCGCGTCCACGATCCGGGTGGCGAGCCAGAGCACCCGCCGCTGGATCTCGTCGAGGACGTCGAGGTCGTGCTGGTTCACGGTGACTCCATCCGGGCGTCGCCGTTGACGCCCTCTGAGGGATTGGGTGTTAGAAAGGGCCCCTTCCTATGCACCAGGCGTTAAGAAGGGGCCCTTCCTTGCAGCTCAGACGCCGAGGCGCTCCAGGATCAGCTCGCGGACGGTCTTGGCGTCCGCCTGGCCGCGGGTGGTCTTCATGACCGCGCCGACCAGGGCGCCGGCCGCCGCGACCTTGCCGCTGCGGACCTTGTCGGCGACGTCCGGGTTGGCCGCGATCGCCTCGTCCACGGCGGCGGTGAGCGCGCCGGTGTCGGAGACGACCTCCAGGCCCCGGTTGGTCATGATCTCGGTCGGCGAGCCCTCGCCGCCCACCACGCCCTCCAGGACGATCCGGGCCAGCTTGTCGTTGAGCTTGCCGGCGTCGACCAGGCCCTGCAGCTCGGCGACCTGCGTCGGGGTGGCCCCGACGTCGGCCAGCTCCACGCCGGTCTCGTTGGCCCGGCGGGACAGCTCGCCCAGCCACCACTTGCGGGCGGCGGCCGGGGTGGCCCCGGCGGCCACGGTGGCCTCGATCAGCTCGACCGCGCCGGCGTTGACGACCGACTGCATGTCGAGGTCGGACAGGCCCCACTCCTGCTGGAACCGCTGGCGGCGCAGCCGCGGCAGCTCCGGCAGGGCGGCCTTCAGCTCGGCCACCCAGGTCGGGTCCGGGGCGAGCGGGACCAGGTCCGGCTCCGGGAAGTACCGGTAGTCGGTGGCGGTCTCCTTGGACCGGCCCGGGGTGGTGTCGCCGGTGTCCTCGTGGAAGTGCCGGGTCTCCTGGGTGATCTTGCCGCCGGCGTCCAGCACGGACGCCTGGCGCAGCATCTCCGAGCGGACCGCCCGCTCCACCGAGCGCAGCGAGTTGACGTTCTTGGTCTCGGTGCGGGTGCCCCACTCCTCGCCCGGCTTGTTCAGCGAGGTGTTGACGTCGCAGCGCAGCGAGCCCTCCTCCATCCGGACGTCGGAGACGCCCAGCGAGCGGATCACGTCGCGCAGCTCGGTGACGTACGCCCGGGCCACCTCCGGCGCGAGCGCGCCGGTGCCGGGGATCGGCTTGGTGACGATCTCGACCAGCGGGATGCCGGCCCGGTTGTAGTCGACCAGCGACTCGGTGGCGCCGTGGATACGACCGGTGGCGCCGCCGACGTGCAGCGTCTTGCCGGTGTCCTCCTCCAGGTGCACCCGCTCGATGCCGATCCGCACCGTCTCGCCGTTGACCTCGACGTCCAGGTAGCCGTCGAGGCAGAGCGGCTCGTCGTACTGGCTGATCTGGAAGTTCTTCGGCATGTCCGGGTAGAAGTAGTTCTTCCGGGCGAACCGACACCATTCGGCGATCGAGCAGTTCAACGCAAGGCCGATCCGGATGGTCGCCTCGATGGCCGCCTTGTTGGCCACCGGCAGCGAGCCGGGCAGGCCCAGGCAGACCGGGCAGACCCGGGTGTTCGGCGCGCCGCCGAAGTCCGTCGGGCAGCCGCACCACATCTTGGTGTTCGTGCCCAGCTCGACGTGGGTCTCCAGGCCGATCACCGGTTCGTAGCGCGCGACGACCTCGTCGTACGCGGGCAGTGTCGTCGTCATCTGAGCTCCAGGCGCGATCCGGACGGAACCGGTCCAGCCTAATGGGGCTGGGTGCGGCCAGCTCGCCCGGGTTTCCATCCACGCCGGTACGCGCCCCGGCCCGCCCGGGGATCCGTCCCCGGGCGGGCCCGGAGGTCAGCGTTCCTCGACCACGCCGAGGTACATCACCTGCGGGTCGGCCGGGTTGAAGGCGACGTCCGCGATCCCGTCGTGGGGGTTGTGCTGCGAGGTCAGCCGGCCGGTCGACGCGTCGTACCGGTAGAGATCGGTTCCGTAACCGCCGAACCACGTGCCGTAGGCGAAGTAGAGCACGTCCGGGTCGGCCGGGCTCGGCCAGAGCCGGGTGCCGTTGATCAGTGTCGGCCCGGCGCCGTCGAGCACCGACACGAAGCTGCGGCCCCCGTCGGTCGAGCGCCAGATGTGCCGGGCGGAGTTGTCGTTCTGGCTCAGGTCGTACCCCTCCAGCCAGACCGTCCGCGGATCCACCGGGGAGAAGGCCACGGAGAAGCCGTTCGCGTGCGGGGTGGCGCCCACCCCCGCGGACCGGGTCCAGCTGAGGCCGCCGTCGAACGTCACGTAGCTGCCGTTGCCCATGGTGCCGACGATGACGTGGTCCCGGTCGGCGGGATCGACGGCGGCCTGGTAGACGAACTCGTCCTGGCCGGCCGGCGACCCGACGACGGTCCAGGTCGCGCCGCCGTCGCCGGAGTCGTAGAGCTGTCCGGCCTTGCTGACCGCCCGCAACGCCCGCGGATCGGTCCGGTCCACCGCCAGGGCGGCCACGCCGTCACCCGGGACCGGGCCGGCGACCTCGCTGATCTGGTCGGCCCGCACCCGGAAGACAGGCTGGTCGTTCACGCCGTACGCGTAGGCGGTGCCGTCCGCTCCGGCGGCCAGGTCGTACGCCGCCAGGTTCAGCGCGGTGCCGCCGACCTGCTGCCAGCTGCAGCCGGCGTCGGTGGACCGCTGGATCGACGTCTTCGAGATGGCCACCAGGGTGTTCGGCGTGCTCAGCGCGACGAGCCGGGGGTACGCCACCGGGGTGACCGCGGTCGTGGTCGGCGCCAGGAAGGCCCCGTCGTTGCGGGTGAAGGTCACCGAACCGTCGCCCTGCACCACGCCGCACTGCGGGCGGTGCCAGCCGTCTGCGGCGGCGGCGGGGGCTGCGGCGGCGAGGTCGACGGCGCCGGCGACCGTGACGGCCAGCGCCAGTACGCCGCTCAATCGGGAGAAGATCATGATGCATGTCTAGACGTGGACATGCGCCGATCGCCACAGTTTCGGGTGTCCGAGCCCGGCCATGACCTGGGTCGGACAGCCGCGGGAGGGGGCGCGGGTGTTCGAGTCGTTGGGTCTGACCCCGGTGGAGGAATCGGTCTACCTGGCCCTGCTGCGCCGGCGGCAGTCGAGCGTGCCGGAGCTCGCCCAGCAGGTCGGCGAGAGCCAGCGGGTGGTGCGCGCCGCGACCGACCGGCTGGAGGATCTCGGCTTCGTCAGCCGCCTCGTCGGCTCCGGCACCCGGTTCCTGGCGACCCGCCCCGACGTCGCGGTGAACGCCCTGGTGGTACGCCGCACCGAGGAGTTCGCGGCGGCGCGCCGGGCCGCCGAGCGGATCGCGGAGGAGTTTCCGCAGGAGCTGCTGACCAGCCCGGACGAGCTGCTCGAGATCGTCACCGGCCGGGCTGCGGTGGAGGCCCAGTTCGTCCAGCTCACCCACGGGGTCACCAGCGAGCTGCTGGTGCTCGACCGCCCGCCGTACGCGCAGGAGGTGGCGTCCGCGAACGTGCCGGAGAACGAACTGCTCGGCCGGGCGGCCAGCGTACGGGGGATCTACGCCCCGGAGGCGTTCGCGCTGCCGGGCGCCTTCGAGCAGGCCATGGCCGCCGTGGCGGCCGGGGAACAGGCCCGGGTGCACACGGACGTGCCACTGAAGCTGGCGATCGGCGACCGCGCGATGGCGCTGCTGCCGCTGGCCAGCGAGCGGGCGGTGGACGCGGCGCTGGTGATCCGCGCGCCGATGGTGGTGTCCGCGCTGGTGAAGCTCTTCGAGATGCTGTGGGCGCAGGCCACGCCGCTGCCGATCTGGGACCCGGAGCAGCCCGCGACCGCGGCCGAGGAGCTGGACCTGCGGCTGCTGGGGCTGCTCGCCACCGGCCTCAAGGACGAAGCCATCGCCCGGGAACTCGGGGTGAGCGTCCGCACCCTGGGTCGCCGCTCGTCCGCCCTGCTGGCCGCGCTCGGCGCGCGTACCCGCTTCCAGGCCGGCCTGCAGGCCGGACGCCGCGGCCTGGCCTGAGCCGCGACGGCGGCTGTCGCGGGGCGCGGACACGCCACCGGCGCCGGCGGAGACCGCCGGCGCCGGTGAACCGTGTCGTGCGCCGGTGCTACAGCGCCGGCGGGGTGAACGTGCCGACCGTGGACTCCAGCGCGGCGGCGACCCGGTACATCCGGTCGTCGGCCATGGTCGGAGCCATGATCTGGAAACCGACCGGGAGCCCGTCGGCGAGGCCGCACGGGACCGAGATGGCCGGCCCGCCGTACAGGTTGGTCGGGATGGTGAACAGGTCGGCCAGGTACATCTGGTAGGGGTCGGCGGTGCGCGACCCGATCGGGAAGGCCACGAACGGGGTGGTCGGCGAGATCAGCGCATCCACCTGCTCGAACGCCGCGGTGAAGTCCCGGGTGATCAGGGTGCGGACCTTCTGCGCCTGGCCGTAGTAGGCGTCGTAGTAGCCCGAGGAGAGCGCGTACGTGCCGATCATGATGCGCCGCTTCACCTCGGGGCCGAAGCCGGCCTCGCGGGTTAGCGACATGACCTCCTCCAGCGACCGGTTGCCGTCGTCGCCGACCCGCAGGCCGAACCGGACACCGTCGAACCGGGCCAGGTTGGAGGAGCACTCGCTCGGCGCGATCAGGTAGTAGGCCGGCAGCGCGTACTTGAAGTGCGGGCAGGAGACCTCGACGATCTCCGCGCCCAGCTTGGCCAGCGCCTCCACCGACTCGCGGAACGCGGCCATCACGCCCGGCTCGGCGCCCTCGCCGGTGAACTCGCTGACCACACCGAGCTTCACCCCGGTCAGGTCGCCGGTCGCGCCGAGCCTCGCCGCGCCGACCACGTCCGGCACCGGGGCCGGGATGGAGGTGGAGTCGCGCGGGTCGTGCCCGCCGATCACCTGGTGCAGCAGCGCGGCGTCCAGCACGGTACGCGCGCACGGCCCCGGCGTGTCCAGCGACGAGGAGAACGCCACCAGGCCGTACCGGGAGGTGCCGCCGTAGGTGGGCTTCGCGCCGACGGTGCCGGTGACCGCGCCCGGCTGGCGGATCGAGCCGCCGGTGTCCGAGCCGATCGACAGCGGCGCCTCGTACGCGGCCAGCGCCGCGGCGC
This sequence is a window from Micromonospora sp. NBRC 110009. Protein-coding genes within it:
- a CDS encoding helix-turn-helix domain-containing protein is translated as MTWVGQPREGARVFESLGLTPVEESVYLALLRRRQSSVPELAQQVGESQRVVRAATDRLEDLGFVSRLVGSGTRFLATRPDVAVNALVVRRTEEFAAARRAAERIAEEFPQELLTSPDELLEIVTGRAAVEAQFVQLTHGVTSELLVLDRPPYAQEVASANVPENELLGRAASVRGIYAPEAFALPGAFEQAMAAVAAGEQARVHTDVPLKLAIGDRAMALLPLASERAVDAALVIRAPMVVSALVKLFEMLWAQATPLPIWDPEQPATAAEELDLRLLGLLATGLKDEAIARELGVSVRTLGRRSSALLAALGARTRFQAGLQAGRRGLA
- a CDS encoding WD40/YVTN/BNR-like repeat-containing protein, which produces MIFSRLSGVLALAVTVAGAVDLAAAAPAAAADGWHRPQCGVVQGDGSVTFTRNDGAFLAPTTTAVTPVAYPRLVALSTPNTLVAISKTSIQRSTDAGCSWQQVGGTALNLAAYDLAAGADGTAYAYGVNDQPVFRVRADQISEVAGPVPGDGVAALAVDRTDPRALRAVSKAGQLYDSGDGGATWTVVGSPAGQDEFVYQAAVDPADRDHVIVGTMGNGSYVTFDGGLSWTRSAGVGATPHANGFSVAFSPVDPRTVWLEGYDLSQNDNSARHIWRSTDGGRSFVSVLDGAGPTLINGTRLWPSPADPDVLYFAYGTWFGGYGTDLYRYDASTGRLTSQHNPHDGIADVAFNPADPQVMYLGVVEER
- a CDS encoding transketolase-like TK C-terminal-containing protein, translated to MNQHDLDVLDEIQRRVLWLATRIVDAANHDRNTGDGVKVGGHQASSASLVTAMTALWFAHLDAEDRVAVKPHASPVFHAVQYLLGNLDRSYLPKLRARGGLQSYPSRTKDPDGVDFSTGSVGLGAAAPLFAAVTRRYVDAHFGQRPHSRFVALIGDAELDEGNIWEAVADPATTGLGNVMWLVDFNRQSLDRVVPGVRINQWRGQFEAAGWHVVEVKYGRKLAEAYARPGGEALRDWIDLMPNEQYQSLFGLAGPALRKQFLDGAPAAVAEFIADIQDEELGPLVTDLGGHDLAAMLDAYAQCDAVTDRPSVVFAYTVKGWGLPIAGNPRNHSALLSTEQVDALRESYGLTRETEWDRLDPASPAGIRAGERREALSRAPRERALGVTVPETTKVRANKPVSTQEVFGRVLVDLARDPQVAPYLVTTAPDVATSTNLAGFINKTGVFAPTEQRSWTEDRMLRWTETPAGQHIELGISEMNLFLLLGQLGLAWDLSGQPLLPVGTVYDPFVLRGLDAFLYGTYSGSRFVVAGTPSGITLAPEGGAHQSTITASVGLELPGVTFVEPAYAGSLDWLLCDALGQIAGGAAPVATAAPAEDGAYYFRLSTRPIDQAPFEAARARLGDAVLRRQVVAGAYRLVDAHVAYPHLADAPVVQLAASGAVLPEVLAAAAELAEEGVAAHVVDVTSLDRLYRAWQRTLRQGVRTATVPSVPGALRSAFADRVPVVTVHDAASHAMAWLGSALGAPAVPLGVDEFGQSGSVQELYELHDLLPGSIVNAALAALSLR
- a CDS encoding PQQ-dependent sugar dehydrogenase, whose amino-acid sequence is MSARPPYLRTGRLRAALAASCAALLLGTAGCAFGEPAPDPAGEPPNLPTPSASASAGGAGQQVVATVLAKGLAVPWGIAFLPDGGALVTERDTGRILQVGPASGPTGMNVTEVQTVPGVAAGGEAGLLGIAVSPTYAKDRTVFIYYTSAQDNRIARLELGKSPTPILTGIPKAGNHDGGGLGFGPDGYLYASTGDAGNQAAAQDPKSLGGKILRITRDGRPAPGNPTAGSPVWSLGHRNVQGFAWTNDKRMYAVEFGQNTWDEINQINKGGNYGWPQVEGRADDKRYVNPIVQWRTAEASCSGLAAVQRLLVTACLRGQRLWLAELTANGTVLGQPRELLTGKYGRLRAAAVAPDGSVWVSTSNRDGRGRPVPEDDRILRLVFADGGAGRS
- a CDS encoding metallophosphoesterase family protein, whose product is MDGQENEQRSTGDETTPATGRARRWAFLPRRGGPARGRLRRLGAVLALLVVTLTGIVAGTYAGGHVGTDIGPFRAQLNLSPSLSGGTTVDIPPLGALLLDSHDGPAYLTVKLGALDQRRTEALIDDPASISRASQSAVEDVRAGVMRLGLKTLASAVLATLLLAGLVFRDVRRMAWAGGLALVITAGSLGLAAATIRPQAIEEPRYEGLLVNAPAIVGDARRIANDYTKYAEQLQRLVGNVSKLYTTVSALPVVQPSPGTTRVLHVSDMHLNPTGWQLIRTIVEQFNIDVVIDTGDITDWGSEPEASFVGSIGLLKKPYVYIRGNHDSARTAAAVAQQPNAIVLNNSTVTVSGLTVAGIGDPRFTPDKETSPAGSGLTPQVANQVIGTGEQLATTVTNSPTKVDIALVHDPASAGPLSGTCPLILAGHLHQREVLKLPQVPGKQPTQLMVEGSTGGAGLRGLEGEKPTPLTMTVLYFDQQKLLQAYDEITVGGTGQSQVNLARHVIRDPTKGDQVPVTPTPTRGGPESASPTPSPTTTG
- the gatB gene encoding Asp-tRNA(Asn)/Glu-tRNA(Gln) amidotransferase subunit GatB, translating into MTTTLPAYDEVVARYEPVIGLETHVELGTNTKMWCGCPTDFGGAPNTRVCPVCLGLPGSLPVANKAAIEATIRIGLALNCSIAEWCRFARKNYFYPDMPKNFQISQYDEPLCLDGYLDVEVNGETVRIGIERVHLEEDTGKTLHVGGATGRIHGATESLVDYNRAGIPLVEIVTKPIPGTGALAPEVARAYVTELRDVIRSLGVSDVRMEEGSLRCDVNTSLNKPGEEWGTRTETKNVNSLRSVERAVRSEMLRQASVLDAGGKITQETRHFHEDTGDTTPGRSKETATDYRYFPEPDLVPLAPDPTWVAELKAALPELPRLRRQRFQQEWGLSDLDMQSVVNAGAVELIEATVAAGATPAAARKWWLGELSRRANETGVELADVGATPTQVAELQGLVDAGKLNDKLARIVLEGVVGGEGSPTEIMTNRGLEVVSDTGALTAAVDEAIAANPDVADKVRSGKVAAAGALVGAVMKTTRGQADAKTVRELILERLGV
- the gatA gene encoding Asp-tRNA(Asn)/Glu-tRNA(Gln) amidotransferase subunit GatA, which translates into the protein MSDLTKLTASEIAGLVASGETSAVEVTRAHLDRIAAVDDRVHAFLHVDSEGALAAARGVDERRAAGEELGPLAGVPVAVKDVLTTKGVPTTVGSKILEGWRPPYDSTIVQRLRDAGTVMLGKTNMDEFAMGSSTEYSAYGPTRNPWDLARIPGGSGGGSAAALAAYEAPLSIGSDTGGSIRQPGAVTGTVGAKPTYGGTSRYGLVAFSSSLDTPGPCARTVLDAALLHQVIGGHDPRDSTSIPAPVPDVVGAARLGATGDLTGVKLGVVSEFTGEGAEPGVMAAFRESVEALAKLGAEIVEVSCPHFKYALPAYYLIAPSECSSNLARFDGVRFGLRVGDDGNRSLEEVMSLTREAGFGPEVKRRIMIGTYALSSGYYDAYYGQAQKVRTLITRDFTAAFEQVDALISPTTPFVAFPIGSRTADPYQMYLADLFTIPTNLYGGPAISVPCGLADGLPVGFQIMAPTMADDRMYRVAAALESTVGTFTPPAL